The following proteins are co-located in the Solanum pennellii chromosome 1, SPENNV200 genome:
- the LOC107011812 gene encoding probable serine incorporator, with translation MTTVEGSKEEMEGSTIERYSKIKKGSWLDQFRHGSNPWMARYLYAILFLIANLLAWAVRDYGHSILKEMKRLKGCNGGEDCMGAEGVLRVSLGCSLFYFAMFLSTAGTSKLNDRRELWHSGWWSAKLFMNISLIVLPFLLPAEIISIYGQVAHFGAGVFLLIQLVSIISFITWLNDFCHSEKYAVRCHVQMMLLATVAYVICILGIILMYIWYTPQPSCLLNIFFISWTLVLLQLMTSVSLHPKVNAGFLTPGFMGLYVVFLCWSAIRSEPAEEKCIRKAESPTGKGDWFTIISFVVAVLTIVIATFSTGIDSKCFQFKKDDAPEEDDVPYGYGFFHFVFATGAMYFAMLLIGWNPNHAMKKFTIDVGWTSTWVRVVNEWLAVCVYIWMLVAPIIWKSRQVATSNV, from the exons ATGACTACAGTTGAAGGCTCTAAAGAAGAAATGGAGGGAAGTACTATTGAGAGATATAGCAAGATCAAGAAAGGATCCTGGTTAGACCAATTTCGACATGGCTCTAATCCTTGGATGGCTAGATATCTTTACGCCATATTGTTTCTCATTGCTAATTTATTAGCTTGGGCTGTTCGTGATTATGGCCATAGCATTTTGAAAGAAATGAAGA GACTTAAAGGATGTAATGGTGGTGAAGACTGTATGGGTGCAGAAGGAGTATTGAGAGTAAGCTTGGGATGTTCT CTATTCTATTTCGCCATGTTCCTATCTACAGCTGGTACTTCGAAATTAAATGACCGCAGAGAATTATGGCACTCAGGGTGGTGGTCTGCCAAGctttttatgaatatttctcTAATTGTACTACCCTTTCTTCTTCCAGCAGAGATTATTTCAATCTATG GCCAGGTTGCTCATTTTGGTGCTGG GGTATTTTTACTAATCCAGCTTGTAAGTATAATCAGTTTTATCACATGGCTGAACGATTTCTGTCATTCAGAGAAATATGCTGTGAGATG CCACGTCCAAATGATGTTACTTGCAACAGTTGCATACGTTATATGCATCCTCGGGATCATCTTAATGTACATTTGGTATACGCCTCAACCATCGTGCcttcttaatattttcttcatctCCTGGACATTAGTACTCCTCCAACTCATGACCAGTGTTTCTCTCCACCCCAAA GTGAATGCCGGTTTCCTGACTCCAGGTTTTATGGGGCTATATGTGGTGTTCCTCTGCTGGTCTGCCATCAGAAG TGAACCTGCAGAGGAGAAATGCATCCGGAAAGCAGAATCGCCAACTGGAAAAGGAGACTGGTTCACCATCATA AGCTTTGTTGTAGCAGTCCTTACAATTGTCATCGCAACATTTTCAACTGGAATTGATTCAAAATGCTTTCAG TTTAAGAAGGATGATGCACCTGAAGAAGATGATGTACCATATGGTTATGGATTCTTTCATTTCGTCTTTGCGACGGGAGCTATGTATTTTGCAATGCTATTAATTGGATGGAATCCTAATCACGCCATGAAGAA GTTTACGATAGACGTTGGTTGGACTAGTACTTGGGTAAGGGTAGTGAATGAATGGCTTGCAGTTTGTGTTTACA TATGGATGCTCGTGGCTCCGATCATATGGAAAAGCAGGCAAGTAGCAACATCAAATGTGTGA